The nucleotide window CTGAATTTTGCCACAACTGAACTTGATCTTAATCACAAACACATAGAATCTGCTGCCATAAGTTATTTAGAAACCATGGGAACGATTCAGATCAAAATTTTCAAATTTATTGACAGAAACCCGAAACACCTGTTTTTCAAACGCTGTTTTGACTTTTCAGCATCTTCGCTCCTGATCACTCTGTGTCTGCCATTTTGGATTGTGATCGCCATAACCATAAAATTATCATCCCCGGGACCCGTTCTGTTCAAACAGGAACGTATCGGCAAACATGGGAAAAAATTTACTTTATTTAAATTTCGTACTATGGTGATAGGAGCTGAAAAAATGCAACAGGAATTAATGCATCTCAATGAGATGAACGGGCCTGCATTTAAAATCAAAAATGATCCCCGGCAGACAATCACCGGCAAATTGTTGCGCAGGACAAGCCTTGATGAACTTCCGCAGCTGTTCAATGTATTCCGGGGGGATATCAGCCTTGTGGGTCCCAGACCGGCTATTGAAAAAGAGGTGCTTCTCTATCACCCCTGGGAAAGAAAAAGATTATCCGTTGTCCAGGGAATCACCTGTATCTGGCAGGTCAGCGGCAGGAATACCATTAAATTTGATGAATGGATGAAACTGGATCTGATGTATATCGAAAACTGGTCCATTGCACTGGACCTTATCATTCTTATAAAAACCATCCCCGCAGTTCTATTTAAAAACGGCGCATATTAAACGAATGATATCTTTAACAAATGCAATGAACGAATTATCTGTGACAACACATTTAGATAGTTTTATGATATATTTGAATATGATTATATTAAATGAACTATTTAAAGTTTATCCCAGGGAGAAAAAATATGAGCTTTGTTAATAAATTATTCGGTTCACAAAAGACAAAGATCGAACAAGCATATAAAGAAGGGATTCAATTTTATAACAATAATAACTTTTTAGAAGCTATTGATAAATTCAAGTGGGTTATGTCAAAAAAATCTCTTTTCCTGGAAAATAATCTTGCCAGATTTTATTGCAGCCAAGCCCATCGGAACATAGGCATCACAAAATTTGTCAAAGCTGAGTATACAGAAGCTCTGTACCATTTCAATCACGCAATTAAATACAACCCCAACCATACAGAACTGAGTTATTTCATCGGCATCTGCCTTAATAATACCGGGGAATTCACACAAGCCATTGAATCTTTCAGCAAACTAAAAGAAATTGACCCTGACAACATCCCCAATAAGCTAAAAATGGCCATTGTTTTCAATAATCTGGGGATGTGGAAAAATGCCGAAGTCATTCACCGGAATATTCTTGAAAAAAATCCACATTATGCAGACGTACACTTCTATCTTGGACTCTGCCTGTTAAGCGCAACAAAACTCTCCGAGGCTGCAGCTTCATTTAAAAAAGCACTGGATCTTAATCCAAATTACATCAAAGCCCAATTGAAACTGAGTATTGCCCAGGCAGCCATGGGAGAATACAAATCGGCATTTAACAACCTGGAACAAATTCATTCAAAATTTCCTGGCTATGCAGATGTCATATATCTTATCGCCATAGTCAAAGAGGAATGCAATGAGACAGAACAAGCCATTCACTGGCTTCTGAAAGCTATTGAAATCAATAGCTGCTATAAAACTGCCCGGATAAAATTGATCACCTTGTATTGTAAAACCGGCAGAATCAAGGATGCGGAAAAACAGCTCAAAAAAATAATTCCTTACTATCCAAACAGCAAGCGCTTTGAAATACTAAAAAACATAATCTTCAAAATCAAGCAGGCCCCGCAAGAGAACTTATCGTCATCTATTGACATGCTTTTACAAAAAGAGCAACTGAGGGTCCAGCTCATTGACGAGTTCCATAAAAATATTGATATTATGCCCAATTTTTCCGAAACAATTGAAATGTTCTGTGGCTCAAAATATTCGAATGAAACAGCAGCCGGGATATCAAAAATGATTCTTCCCTTTATATCCGATCATATCAAAAAACATCCAACATATCCGGATATTCGCAACAGCCTTGGAACACAACTGCTGCTTTGCAAAAAAAACGAAGAAGCTGAGGCAGCCTTTGCCGCTGCAGTCGAACTAAACCCTGATTATATGACCGCCCGTATCAATCTGCTAAAAACCCTCCATAAAAACGGAAAAAACAAAGAAGCCCTTGAACATGGACAGCATGTCCTGAAAAAAAGGCTCAGATATCCTGATGTATATTATACTGTTGCCAGGGTATTATTTGCTCTAAAGCAATATGAAGAGGCATTAACTTATGCAGAAAAAACCCTTGAGATAAAAACCGACATGAAAGATGCACGCCTGCTGATTGACCGCATACATGAAAAAATGGATAAAAAAAATCTCAGTTAAGGTAAACCATATCGAATATTCTTTTATTTTTTTTTAAACTCTTTGTTCTCGATAGCCAGAAGACCTGAAATGGTTATTTTATCAAGCCTGTCAAACATTGCCCTGCTTGCCTCAACCCAAATCCACCTGGAAAGACATTCACCAGCTCTGTTACAAACACCGCATACCTGTTTTTCCTCTTCTGCGCAATCTGTAATGGCCGTGGATTCCTCCAGAATTCTTACAATATCCCCAATGGTTATGTCTGCCGGGGATTTTGAAAGCATATGCCCGCCAAAAGGACCTCTATGACTTTTTAAAATGCCTGCTTTCTTTAACTTTACCGTAAGCTGCTCCAGATATTTCAATGAAATATTCTGTCGACTGGAAACATCGCTCAAAGGAACGGGCTTCTCCTTGCCGTGAACTGCGATATCAAGGATAAGCCTTGTTCCGTATCTGCTTTTGGTTGTCAGTCGCATAGTTTTTCCTAACATAATCCCTATTTTAAATTCATGTGCCATTCATGAAATTCAGGCACAAAATCTCATTCCTACAATTCACCATCACTCAAAATCAACGGCAAAGGGAATGAGTCTAACGGGTTGTCCTGGGAAATTCAACTATTTTTGCATTATCCGGCTTTTGAAGGGGAAGAAGAATAATAAATTTTGTGCCCCTGCCCTGTTCAGATTCAACCTCAACCGTCCCGCCATGGTATTTAATGACCCGGTTGGCAATAAACAACCCCAGCCCTGTCCCCTGAGACCCTTTGGACGTAAAAAACAGGGTAAACATCTTATTTTTTGTTTCCGTATCCATGCCGATCCCATTATCTGAAATAGTAAAAACTATAAACTCATCAGATGTTTTACCGACATGAAATTGTATGCAATGCTCTTTTTTATCCCTGTCAAAGACACAGGCATCCACTGCATTTTCAAGAAAATTAACAAGGGCCGCCTCCATCCAGGCAGCATCAACCTCAATTTTTCCAAGAGATTCCGGGATACAAACATCTAACTTGACGGCATAATTTTCAGCCAGCGGACGAATTGTGTTAATTACATTACCGGCAAGAAGTGCAACATCCATATCTTCATATTGAAGTTCCCTGGATTTGGCATAATATAAAATTTCCAGCACCATTTTCTTGATTTTATCCGACATCTGCTGGATAAGCCCAAAAGCTTTGGAAATTCTGTCGTCATCTTTCTGGACAAGGCCTGTTTCAAGCTGGTAAAGACCGCCATCCAATGCAGTGAGCATGCCTTTTACCCCGTGGGACATGGAACCCAGCATCAGCCCCAGAGAAATAAGATGGTTTTGAAGTTGACGGATCTGGGTGATATTGGTGGACATTTCCATCACCTGGGTGATCTCGCCTTGTTCATTCCTGATGGGTGCAGTCTGGGTCAACACATTATATTGCTTGCCGAATTTTGAAGTAACAATCTCTTCGGTATGATGGCATTTGCCATCCTGGAAAGTTTCCACCACTGGACAATCCGGACATTGCGAGGTTCTGTGCTTATAAAGTTCATAACAAAATCCGCCCACCTGACTGCCGAAATGATGTTTAAACCTGTTGTTGGCAGCCGTTATCCGAAGGTTTCGATCCTGAACGGAAATATAGCAGGGAACTTCATCAAACAACTGATTTAGAAGCTCTTGTGCGTGGCGAAGATCACCAAGCCTCTCGGAATACCGGATAATCTTCTTATCCGTTGAAATATTTTTACAGGCGGTAATGAGTGCCAGATCAAGAGCTTTGCTGTTAACCGGCAAGTCAAGATAATTGGTGGCCTTGGCCCCAAAAATATCCATGGCATCATCCAGTTTATCCTTTGCGGCAAAAATCAAAATCTGGACTATTGGTTGTGTTTTTTTTATGGATTCAAGGCATGGCACCAGTTTGTCAAAGCTGAACGGATCTGCAAGAATAATATCAAAGATATTGTTATCAAGCTTAATGCCCACCTGCTCAAAGCTGGTTGCAATGGTAACCTCGTACTGCAGGCGCTCTGTATAAATTTTCAAAGCACCTGCGTGTCCGGCATCCCTGTCAATAATTAATATCTGTTTTGCCATGATTGATTCTGCATATTCAAATCAATTAAGAGTTTCTTTGACAATTTTCAACAATTTATCCCGGTCAAAGGGTTTTGAAATGGACGCCACGGCCTTGACAACCGCATACTGGTGCCCGGAAAGCCCGCTGATAACAATCACCGGAATATTTTTCAATTCAGAATCCTGTGCAAGCTGGCGGTAAAATCTAGGACCCCATTCTCCCGGCATTTCAATATCCAATGTAATCAGGTCCGGTTTGACCTTCTTGGCCTGGGCATACCCTTCTTTTACATCGCCTGCGACACTTACCTCATATCCATTGTCTGTAAACAGGGAAACCAGATAATCTCTAACATTCAAATCGTCGTCAATCACCAGAATTTTCTTTTTCATAACACCCTCTGATACTTATTTATTTACACTTATGACCGGACATCCGGCCCTGACGATAACCTGTTCGACATTCCCCCCAAGCCGTATATCCTCTGAGGGTAATTTCCTTGAATGATGCGCCATAATGAGCAAATCCGCATGTTTATCCCTGGCATATTTAACAATCTCCATATAAGGAATGCCTTCCCATACATCCATGGAATAATTGCTCAACTCTTTTAAACGCTCTCCATACAATGCCCTGATCTTTCTTATGGATTCCCTTATCTGCTGCTCTATCTCATCCTGACTCAACATTCTGCCGCTGTTCAAAGGGGAAATATCAAGTGCATGGAACACATGGAGTTCACAATCAAGGGTTTTGGCAACCTTCAGAGCAAATTCAAATGCCTTGTCTGAAGTTTTTGAAAAATCCGTACCAAAAACAATATTTGACACTCCGCCCCAAAAAGAAGCCGCAGGCCTGTTAACAACAAGAACAGGACAATTGGCTGCTTTGGCAACTTTCTGCAGGGTTGTGCCGACTGAACTCTTTTTATAAACCGTTTCATCTTCATCACCGGTACTGCCTCCAATCAGGATCAAGTCCGGCTTCAAGGTTTTTGCCTGTCTCAATATCTCCCTGGCAGGCCATCCCACAGCAACATCAATGGTATAATTCAGGTTTTCATCCAGGTATTTGCCATAATAGGTTTTAATCTCTTCATTTACCCAGGCAATATAATCTTCATCAACATCCACTCTTTCTTTGGTTTTCACATCCACGACAAACTGGCTGTATCCCCTTGAGGGAACTCCCAGAACATGAAAAATATTCAAGTCGGACTGATAACTTTTGGCAATGTTAAAGGCCACCCTTGCCGCATGATCGCTTGCCGCGCTTGCAGATGTTGCAAATAAAATCTTTTTAAACATGTCAAACCCCTCTCATTTCTTTAAATGATCGGCCTATTCCTCAGGTTTCAAATGATCCGGAATGTCCAGCATTTTAATGATAATCGGTTTTAAAAAGGACCACCGGATGCCGATCTCATACTCTTCTTCAAGATCCCTTATGGCATCCCAGCAGTTGTGGCACGGTGCCAGAACCAGTTTTGCCCCGGTGGCCAAAATCTGGTCCCGTTTTTTTCTCAAAGCGACATTTCGCTGTTTTCTGAACAGGCCGATACCATTAAACCCGCCGCCGCCGCCGCAACAATAATTATGCTCTTTGTTGGGTGACATTTCGACAAAATACCCCGGTTCAACAATATGACTGACAATATCGCGGGTCGCTTTTTTCAAGCCTTGATTTCTGATGTAATTACAGGAATCCTGGAGGGTTACAAGCTCTTTGATCCGTTTGGAAGGATCAATTTTGAGTTTTCCCGTATTAAGGGCTTCAGCCAGCCATTCCACATAATGAATTGACTCGGCAGGCGGCAAACCGTTCTCGCGTCCTGCCCAGTAAGGCCCTTCAATAACGGTTGCCCTGTGGGCATGGCCGCATTCGGTTCCCACCATTCGTTTGGGCTTTAATCTTTCCATGGCGTCATACACGCTTTCCACCTGCATTTTGCAGGCTGCCCAGTCTCCTGCAAACATGGCAAGACTCGTCTCTTCCCAGCCTTTGGACGGAACAGTCCAGTTCTCGCCTGCCATATGGAACAAAACGGCTGCTTCGGCAAGGTCTTCAGGGTAATGTTTTACTTCCCTTGCATTGACCGTATACATGATGTCGGCGTTTTCTTTGTCCACCGGCACTGTAAGCCCTGGATAGTCATCTTCATACTCTTCAACCATCCATTCAAAGGTATCCACAAAATCTTCATCCGTGACATCCATTTGAGCGCGATAGGCCCTGTGCATTCCAGCACCGATTTTCAATTCCCAGGGCACAAAACCCTGCTGGTACAACAAACCCCGAAGATATCCGAACATGATACCGGTATCAATTCCATGGGGACAATATGTACCGCACCGGTTGCAACAGGTGCATTTTGCCCATGCAACCTCCATGGTATCCCGCATAAACTGGTTACTGACTTTTCCCTTTTTGCGTATAATTTCGCCAAGGGTTGACTGAATTTTATAGGCTGGAACCTGCTTGGGGTCCCTGCCATTGACTTGATAAAGAAAACACGATTCAGCACACATTCCGCAATGGGCACAGATCTCAAGCCAGGTTTTTGTGCGTGACTTACAGGTATTTTGTATGGTTTTCCACAAAAGGTCACTGTCTACATCCAGTTCCTTCATTTCCTTATAATATATATTCCCACTGGTATCTGACAATAACTCATTAACACCTTCCGGCGTTTCAACGGGTTTTTTATTGCAAAATTTTCCTTCAGGCATGGATATCTTTCTCCTTACAGCTCAAGCATATGGGGCATCCCATTACCAAGCCATTTTTGTTCCTTTCATTCCACCCCTCTTAATTCCAAAATCCATTCCAAGCTGGGCACGGGATGCGAAAAACAAGAACACATGGGACAGCTTGGTAAAGGGTATGGCAATCAAAAGGAGTTCTCCACAAAATATATGCATATTCAGCCAAAATGAATAATCCCCTACCTGGTATCTGGCAAAAAGGCCTGTTACAAAGGGAGCCAGGGATATCAATAAAATAAAATAGTCATATAGCGTGGTCATTATCCTGACTTCGGGTAAAACCAGTCGTCTTAATACAAGAAACACTGCACTGACAACCGCAACCCAGGTTAAAACATCTGCGACACTTGTATTTAAGGTGAAAAATGAAAATCCCAGTTTTTCTTTAAGAAAAAGGTTGTGGCCCAGCAAAAAAAGCGGAAGCAGAACAGCACCTATATGGAATCCGAAAAAGGCCAGAGTTATAAACGGTTGAGTCCGCCAGCCATAAGTTCCAAAAGGAATCAGCCATTTGTAAATAGACCGCCAGGCCCCTTTAAAGCCTGCCCCAAGATGAGCTTTGTACGCCACCCTGTCCAACTGCCAGCTCAATCCCCTGAAATACATGATAAATCTTGCAAGCATTCCAATCAAACAGACTCCCAGAGCGATCCAGAAGCATACGCCTGTTAAAAGATCATGCATTGTTTAATCCTCCATATAAATAAAAATTATCTCTAATCATCTTCTCTGTCCGTGAGAAATTTCCAGAAAAGCGGCATAAAAACAAGGATTCCACCCATGATGAGATAGGTCATTCCTTTGGTAAACGTCATAAAATCCTGAAGTGTAAAAATAGTGTTTTCCAAGGTATCCTCCTTCTAATGGGTCTTGTAATCCGGGTGCTCATGAAGAATGGGCATCCGGGTTGCAATAAACCGGTAGATCACTATTCCAAGGGTTACAATAAAAACAGAAGTTGCGATTTCCATAAAGCTGGGAAAATAGCGTTGGGCGGAAGGCAGGTGCCAGTTAAATGCCACAACGGAAATATTGAGCCGGTTCAGTACGATTCCCAGAACCGTCCAGACAGATGCCACCCGGATAAAGGTAAGATTCTTTTCCCTTGACCCAACAGCATACAAAATGGCAGGAAAAACAACGAACCCGACAAGCTCCACAATAAACCATAGTCCCCAGCCCGTGGTAAGATAGTGCCAGTTATTGTCAATGGAAATACCGATGATCTTGATACCGACATATCCCATCATGACAAACGAAGCTGCTTTGCCAAATCCCAGAACAACCCCTGTGCTTTCCTTTAAATGGGTTTCATCCATCTTATCTTTGAGGTGGCGATGGGCCAGACTGCCCTCAAAAATAACCATGGACATGCCTGCAAACATGCTGGATATGAAAAAATATACCGGCAGGTACGAGGAATACCATAAAGGATGAAGCTTTGACGGTGCAATCATAAACAAGGCACCAAGGGATGACTGATGTAGAGTGGAAAGAACCACGCCAAAAATCGTAAGCAGCAAGGTTAATTTTACGACAGTATTCCGCAGTTTCTTCAAACCAAGCCATTCCATGGCTGCAGGACTGTATTCAATGAACAATACGGTCAGATAAAGGAACACGCAAAGACCCACTTCAAACAAAAGAGACGAAGTTCCCTGGGAATAAAACACCGGATATGGCAGACGCCAGGGACGGCCCACATCATAGTGAAGGGCCAGAACAACCAGCGCATACCCTAAAAAGGCCGTTAAGATTGCAGGCCTGACCGCAGAATGAAACCGCTTCAACCCAAAAATATAGCAGGCCGCGGATGTAACATACCCGCCTGCTGCCAGGGCAACCCCGCACAGCAGATCAAAGCCGATCCATATTCCCCATGGATTGTTGTTGTCAAGGTTGGTAACCGTACCCAGTCCCATGGTAAACCGCAAGATTGTTAACACAAGCCCCACGGCAAGGATTATACCGGTTACCACATTAAACACAGTAAATTTTTTATTTTCAGGAATCCTGTTATCCGAATCCATCTATTCCTCCTGTTTGCCTTTTTCCAGAGAATCAACAGATTCGCCAATCGATTTAGCGGTCTGCTCTTCCTGAACTTCAGCTTGTTTTTCTTTTGCGGCTTCGCTTTCTTTTGCAGCCTCTCTTGCTTTTTCAGCTTCTTCAAGGGCTTTTTTGACTTCAAAATTGATGGCAGCTGTTTTCTCTTTGTTCATTTTCCCCTTGAGATCTTCTATCTTCTGGTTCATCTCTTCATTGGCTTGAACTCTTGCGGCCTGCAATGCATCATCTTGTTCTTCTTTGGCAATCTTATCTTTTCTCTTGGAAATGGCATATACGCCGGTCAACAATACCGGCCATAACCCAACCACGATGGGAACAGCCGAAAGCGGCCCTGACGTAAGCTCAGGCGCTGATTTTGTTCCTAAATCCTCTCTCATGCCAATGGTTTCAAATGATTGACCGGAAAGGTAAAGCCAGCTTGTGCCTCCCATTTCATGCTCACCATACACATGATCTATGTATTTATCAGGGTATTTGTGAATTCTGGATCGTGCAATCTTGATCAATGCGTCTCTTTGTCCAAAAATCAGTGCCTCCCTGGGGCAGG belongs to Desulfobacula toluolica Tol2 and includes:
- a CDS encoding tetratricopeptide repeat protein, with protein sequence MSFVNKLFGSQKTKIEQAYKEGIQFYNNNNFLEAIDKFKWVMSKKSLFLENNLARFYCSQAHRNIGITKFVKAEYTEALYHFNHAIKYNPNHTELSYFIGICLNNTGEFTQAIESFSKLKEIDPDNIPNKLKMAIVFNNLGMWKNAEVIHRNILEKNPHYADVHFYLGLCLLSATKLSEAAASFKKALDLNPNYIKAQLKLSIAQAAMGEYKSAFNNLEQIHSKFPGYADVIYLIAIVKEECNETEQAIHWLLKAIEINSCYKTARIKLITLYCKTGRIKDAEKQLKKIIPYYPNSKRFEILKNIIFKIKQAPQENLSSSIDMLLQKEQLRVQLIDEFHKNIDIMPNFSETIEMFCGSKYSNETAAGISKMILPFISDHIKKHPTYPDIRNSLGTQLLLCKKNEEAEAAFAAAVELNPDYMTARINLLKTLHKNGKNKEALEHGQHVLKKRLRYPDVYYTVARVLFALKQYEEALTYAEKTLEIKTDMKDARLLIDRIHEKMDKKNLS
- a CDS encoding RrF2 family transcriptional regulator, whose product is MRLTTKSRYGTRLILDIAVHGKEKPVPLSDVSSRQNISLKYLEQLTVKLKKAGILKSHRGPFGGHMLSKSPADITIGDIVRILEESTAITDCAEEEKQVCGVCNRAGECLSRWIWVEASRAMFDRLDKITISGLLAIENKEFKKK
- a CDS encoding hybrid sensor histidine kinase/response regulator, producing the protein MAKQILIIDRDAGHAGALKIYTERLQYEVTIATSFEQVGIKLDNNIFDIILADPFSFDKLVPCLESIKKTQPIVQILIFAAKDKLDDAMDIFGAKATNYLDLPVNSKALDLALITACKNISTDKKIIRYSERLGDLRHAQELLNQLFDEVPCYISVQDRNLRITAANNRFKHHFGSQVGGFCYELYKHRTSQCPDCPVVETFQDGKCHHTEEIVTSKFGKQYNVLTQTAPIRNEQGEITQVMEMSTNITQIRQLQNHLISLGLMLGSMSHGVKGMLTALDGGLYQLETGLVQKDDDRISKAFGLIQQMSDKIKKMVLEILYYAKSRELQYEDMDVALLAGNVINTIRPLAENYAVKLDVCIPESLGKIEVDAAWMEAALVNFLENAVDACVFDRDKKEHCIQFHVGKTSDEFIVFTISDNGIGMDTETKNKMFTLFFTSKGSQGTGLGLFIANRVIKYHGGTVEVESEQGRGTKFIILLPLQKPDNAKIVEFPRTTR
- the divK gene encoding DVU0259 family response regulator domain-containing protein; this encodes MKKKILVIDDDLNVRDYLVSLFTDNGYEVSVAGDVKEGYAQAKKVKPDLITLDIEMPGEWGPRFYRQLAQDSELKNIPVIVISGLSGHQYAVVKAVASISKPFDRDKLLKIVKETLN
- a CDS encoding universal stress protein, with protein sequence MFKKILFATSASAASDHAARVAFNIAKSYQSDLNIFHVLGVPSRGYSQFVVDVKTKERVDVDEDYIAWVNEEIKTYYGKYLDENLNYTIDVAVGWPAREILRQAKTLKPDLILIGGSTGDEDETVYKKSSVGTTLQKVAKAANCPVLVVNRPAASFWGGVSNIVFGTDFSKTSDKAFEFALKVAKTLDCELHVFHALDISPLNSGRMLSQDEIEQQIRESIRKIRALYGERLKELSNYSMDVWEGIPYMEIVKYARDKHADLLIMAHHSRKLPSEDIRLGGNVEQVIVRAGCPVISVNK
- the hmcF gene encoding sulfate respiration complex iron-sulfur protein HmcF; this encodes MPEGKFCNKKPVETPEGVNELLSDTSGNIYYKEMKELDVDSDLLWKTIQNTCKSRTKTWLEICAHCGMCAESCFLYQVNGRDPKQVPAYKIQSTLGEIIRKKGKVSNQFMRDTMEVAWAKCTCCNRCGTYCPHGIDTGIMFGYLRGLLYQQGFVPWELKIGAGMHRAYRAQMDVTDEDFVDTFEWMVEEYEDDYPGLTVPVDKENADIMYTVNAREVKHYPEDLAEAAVLFHMAGENWTVPSKGWEETSLAMFAGDWAACKMQVESVYDAMERLKPKRMVGTECGHAHRATVIEGPYWAGRENGLPPAESIHYVEWLAEALNTGKLKIDPSKRIKELVTLQDSCNYIRNQGLKKATRDIVSHIVEPGYFVEMSPNKEHNYCCGGGGGFNGIGLFRKQRNVALRKKRDQILATGAKLVLAPCHNCWDAIRDLEEEYEIGIRWSFLKPIIIKMLDIPDHLKPEE
- the hmcE gene encoding sulfate respiration complex protein HmcE codes for the protein MHDLLTGVCFWIALGVCLIGMLARFIMYFRGLSWQLDRVAYKAHLGAGFKGAWRSIYKWLIPFGTYGWRTQPFITLAFFGFHIGAVLLPLFLLGHNLFLKEKLGFSFFTLNTSVADVLTWVAVVSAVFLVLRRLVLPEVRIMTTLYDYFILLISLAPFVTGLFARYQVGDYSFWLNMHIFCGELLLIAIPFTKLSHVFLFFASRAQLGMDFGIKRGGMKGTKMAW
- the hmcD gene encoding sulfate respiration complex protein HmcD; the protein is MENTIFTLQDFMTFTKGMTYLIMGGILVFMPLFWKFLTDREDD
- the hmcC gene encoding sulfate respiration complex protein HmcC encodes the protein MDSDNRIPENKKFTVFNVVTGIILAVGLVLTILRFTMGLGTVTNLDNNNPWGIWIGFDLLCGVALAAGGYVTSAACYIFGLKRFHSAVRPAILTAFLGYALVVLALHYDVGRPWRLPYPVFYSQGTSSLLFEVGLCVFLYLTVLFIEYSPAAMEWLGLKKLRNTVVKLTLLLTIFGVVLSTLHQSSLGALFMIAPSKLHPLWYSSYLPVYFFISSMFAGMSMVIFEGSLAHRHLKDKMDETHLKESTGVVLGFGKAASFVMMGYVGIKIIGISIDNNWHYLTTGWGLWFIVELVGFVVFPAILYAVGSREKNLTFIRVASVWTVLGIVLNRLNISVVAFNWHLPSAQRYFPSFMEIATSVFIVTLGIVIYRFIATRMPILHEHPDYKTH
- the hmcB gene encoding sulfate respiration complex iron-sulfur protein HmcB, whose amino-acid sequence is MAISRRKFLGSLGAAIGATTTGALTKAYGAANKSFKGYPGSSGVLHDTTLCIGCRKCEQACNKVNKLPEPEKPFDDLTVLDQNRRTQADVYTVVNKFQAKEQVFVKKQCNHCLEPACASACFVKAFKKTAAGPVVYDASLCVGCRYCMVACPFEVPAYEYDKVLTPKVTKCTMCAPRLEEGKLPGCVEACPREALIFGQRDALIKIARSRIHKYPDKYIDHVYGEHEMGGTSWLYLSGQSFETIGMREDLGTKSAPELTSGPLSAVPIVVGLWPVLLTGVYAISKRKDKIAKEEQDDALQAARVQANEEMNQKIEDLKGKMNKEKTAAINFEVKKALEEAEKAREAAKESEAAKEKQAEVQEEQTAKSIGESVDSLEKGKQEE